The nucleotide sequence AGGTGCAGCAGCGAAACCGGGAATCGGAATCGACAACCGAATGTCGGTACTTGTTGTCGCCAGACGCCTCATCGAGCGTGGTGGTGGGAGTGCGACACTTGCGTGCGCAAATGCCGAGGCGCTTCCACTTGCGGATGCAGGTATCCGCGGGGTGGTGATGTACGATGTGGTGGAGCACGTTGAGCGCCTCGAGCGGGTGCTCTCGGAGTTGAGCCGTGTTATCGCATCCGGGGGTGCTTTCGCGTGCTCGACGCCGAACAGGTTCAGTATCGCCCCCGAGCCGCACGTACGCGTCTGGGGAGTCGGCTGGCTGCCCCGGCGTTATCAGAACGCGTACGTGAAGAAAATAAGCGGCCGCGATTACTCCGGAACGCGCCTTCTCTCTCCATCGGAGCTGGACCGGCTGCTGCGGAGATACACACAGTTCGACGCCGAGATGCGGGTACCTCCGATCCCGAACGACGACGTCGCGAGTTCGAGAGGCGTTCGCAGAGCGTTCGCGCGAGTCTACAATCTCGTGGCCGGGATATCAGTGGCGCGGCCGATACTGCTCCTGATTGGACCATTCTTTCAACTTGTTGCAGTGAAGCGGGCCGAGTCAAACCGTGGGGGTGGCCGGCACGGACGATGAGGACAGTTCCCGCTGCACTTCCGTTTGCAATGGGTGAGGTCAATACTTCCACACGCTGTCAGGGAAGCAAGACTGTCCATTGTCAACGCACCGCGAGGAGAAGGGAATGGCGACTGAAGAAAAACCAAGCCGGAATGAGGACGAATATTTCGCTCGGCACGACGCCGAGTTGATGAAGGACCGGCGGGCTCGTCTCGACGAGGAACGGACGAAGCAGGAGCGAACGGCGCACTCCAACAAG is from Gemmatimonadaceae bacterium and encodes:
- a CDS encoding class I SAM-dependent methyltransferase; the encoded protein is MIWRCPACRAQLAASDKSLECLGCAAMYEVIDGIPDLRYPPCADSFVRDDNSMARGIAADAAGKSDEELVRAFFSVREGTDGWSRYDTEVRTRQSLVAPARLRVEIDGWLNTVTGQGTFLGLGCGLGGFLTAAGAAAKPGIGIDNRMSVLVVARRLIERGGGSATLACANAEALPLADAGIRGVVMYDVVEHVERLERVLSELSRVIASGGAFACSTPNRFSIAPEPHVRVWGVGWLPRRYQNAYVKKISGRDYSGTRLLSPSELDRLLRRYTQFDAEMRVPPIPNDDVASSRGVRRAFARVYNLVAGISVARPILLLIGPFFQLVAVKRAESNRGGGRHGR